Below is a genomic region from Onychostoma macrolepis isolate SWU-2019 chromosome 15, ASM1243209v1, whole genome shotgun sequence.
GCCCATCCTCCCTCCAGCCATGATAATCAGCCTGATTCAGTGGGACATCACTGAACGCCTCCGAGCCACCCAGTGGTGGAGGAAGTACTTAAGTttagtacttaagtaaaagtacaactACCCTGCAAAatatatacttaagtaaaagtataaTTACTACATCAACAtcttacttaagtaaaagtcataagtacatacttttaaatttactttaaagtatttttttaagtaaaagtacaatcAGTTATCTCGATGTCTGGGCTGTTCAATTGTAATAGTCACAAACAATTTATATTGTGTACTGGAAAGGGTTGTTGTGCAAGCTCTCTGCAATActgacacactgtaaaaatctggttatttacttattactcattaaatattaattaagcTAAGCCAATTATGacatacaaattattttatttttactatactgcagtaaaaaaaacaactcaaaaGTACACAGGTGAGTGTTATTCTGAATACTTTAATCAAATTTGTATGACCAGTTTATTCTGCTCAACAGCAGTTGCTTTAGTCCTTTACCTTGGCCTGCATGGGGAAATTTTTGCTAAAACTGGATTTGAGGCTTATACTCCATTGATGACAGAAAATCCAAAAGCATTAGGCTAATAATGTATAACACATtagaatgagaaaaaaataagcaCCAAACAAAATTTGACAAGGGTGAGTGCTTCTCTTAAAACATGCAAGCAATATTGCTATTTAGAACTCTGATCAACCTAATATAACATtaacaggacaaaaaaaaaaaacacaatgaagtCAATATAAAGGCAGATGCTAAGATAAGACACTTAAAAACAAAGGaccttcaaataaaaattttggcCAGGCAATCAAAGGTCAAAAGGGCAAAATGCCCCTATAGAACATGAGAGTATTAGAGCCCTAATACTGTATTTGGTTCCATAGCATTACCAATAGTTTTTGTTCAATTTCAACAAAATTTGGTTCTCAAAGTTTTTTGATCCTAGCCTGCCTCTTTTTGCAGAAAAAATGTGCCCTGCTGTGCTAAACATTCGTTCGCATGCTGCTGATGCGGGCAGTGGTGTGTTGAGCTTCAGGGACAAATTAAAAACTGCGGGCACTGACTTGAGTATGTCCATTGAGGTAGAAGTGTTGGCCAGATAGGCATCCAACTGTTTTGTGGTTTCGTGGACATTTCCCTTCATAAGGCCAAAAAAGTCTTCCTCCTCAGATCCAGAATGGCTACCAGGTGATGATAAGGCTGACTCTTCCTCCATGTGTGTCTTGATGTAGTCCatgcctgcacacacacacaaaaaaaatccaaacaTGAATGAAGTGTATTTCTGTCTagccttttaaaaaacatatattggttaaaatgaacCACTACCCATTATTCTATTAACAAATGAATGCTtgacaaagaaattatttaaatgacttaCCCAACTTTAGCAAGTTTTTATTGCTTGTCCATGATGTGGAACTTAGGAAGTAAAATTGCAGCAGATATGAGTTCTGGGTCATTCATCATTTTTCCAAACCGCTGCTGTATTCCTTCCTGAAGAGCAGAGATCAGTGGCTGGCAGAACTTGGATGAAGTTTGGAGGCGGTCCAGCTTCACAGTTAGGAGCGTTATAGTGGGTACCAGCCATCCCATGTGGACATCCACCTCTCCCTGCAATATGTTGAGTGCCTTAGAGACTGGGCTCATGGTTGATGCATAGTCAGACAAGAAAGCAAGTTCTGCAGGGCTGAACCTGTAAAACACCATGTGAGAACATGCATAATGTCAGCATGATAAGCATAGGCTACACTATTTCAGTTCAATTAAATGGAGTAAATCATTAGTAAACAACATTATTTCACACAATCAATAGCCTACCACATCACAACTACGTATCTGCTCCATGACAAACTTACATTGGGACGTTAAGTGCAATGGTCACTGCTCTGACTGCTCCTTCTCCACTTTCCCTAATTATCCTCAGTATTCGCTCAACTGCAAGGAAGAGAGAGTTCCACCTGGTCTCAACTGGACGGATCAATTGCAGCTTGCACTCCCTCTCAATAACCTCTGCAGCTGTAGATGACCGGGAACTCTTATTCCAAAGAGCTGAGCACTTGGCAAATGCTGCACGAGATATCTTCTTGTACATAGCATTTGATTCAGCTTTTCTAGCATCTACGGTTGAGATCAAATTCAGAATATGACAGGCACAACGGTGATGCTTTGGAAGCTGATATTCAGAACACTCATCTTCTTCCTCCATCAAAGCTTCCACTTCAACACCCTCTGTCTCCTCTTCTGCATCCTCCTCTTCACTGTCATTCACACCTTTACTCTCATCTTTAGTTGAACTTCCTTCATCTTCACATGCATAAACTCGGAAGGCCTTAATAAAGTTTGAGGCATTATCTGTTGTGGTCCTAACAATTTTTTCACGGATGTTATACTCACTATGAATATCATTAAGCGCACTGGCTAACACATCATAAGAATGTGTCCCTTTCAGCCTTTTACAAGCCAGAGCCACAGACTTTCTTTCTAGGGTATCTGGCTCTATCCAGTGGGCAGTAGCCCCAATAAAACTTTGCCTATGAGCGGTCCAACAGTCTGTAGTCGTGGCGATATACTTAACAGTCTGCACTGCATTCTTcaatttttctttcatttgctTTGTGCACTTATCAATTCTCTCTCTCAATGTTGTACGTGACATGACTGTGTAATCAGGTTGAGTACAATGTATTAAATCAACAAACCCAGTCTGTTCTACTACTCCAAAAGGGTGCAAACCCTGGACAATAAAGTTAACCACGGCAAGGTCTATGGTCTTCTGAGATGCTTTGATGTCCTCAAGTTTTCGCTGCTTTATTGAAGAACCTCCATCAGCAAACAATGTCCCCTTCTTTTTAGAAGAAGTTGCTGCCAAGTACTccttcagaagtggtctgtgcTTTCTCTATAAAAGATAGTGACAACAGAATTAATACACATTTAGCATTAGTAGTATTAGTATTTAGTAATATAGTCAATCTACAACCAAAATAAATCTCACaacataatgtattttttaaaatatttttttttataaatacaaatttttttaaGGGTTCAAGAATTAATCTAAACCACTACTAGTTAAGTGCAAGTGCAAACACTAACCTTACATTTTACTAGCATATTACTTTGTTATGACTGGCAACATGTAAGTAAGTACCACATAAGCAAAAAGCTACTGTATTTGCCATGTTTGGACCCTAAAGTTACAGGATTTTAGATTTACGTTAATACAAAACCACAGTGCATACGCAATTTTTTTAGAATTTGCTAACATATGGGGCACTGAAACGCGAAACCAACATATGTTTGCAAATTCTAAAAAATGTCATGATATTGACGAAAAATAACTGTCATAGTGCAAAATTGTTCACAATCGAATCAAACCAAGATATAGTTTTGCCTGCATGCTTACTTGTGAATGTCAACTAAATACCCAATGTTGAATGGTAAAGAAGCTAGAACATATGTCCATATGTATAAAAAGTTTGAAACTTTTTTCATCGAGTCAAAACAAACAGCTATTTTAGCCAACTACGAATGTACAGATATATAGCAGTAGTTTGCTCATATCCAAAAATGTAACGTACTAGCAAGCTAGCTGCTATCGTCCCTGCTGTGCTAATAACCAGCTAATGAAGTTGCCCTGTTAGTGCTAACGTTACCACTAACTGgctatgttatgttatgttgaCATCCGTTTTTCTATAACAGTCATAGCACAATTTCATAGCAAGTTTGtaacttaaatattaataactagCATTGCATGTCTTACCTCTATATGTTTCTTCAAATTTGAAGGGGAGTTTTTAAACGCCAACAGTTCTTTGCGTTGAGGTAGGCACTTGACACATTGAAAACGCCAGGAGTCATTCTTTGAACCTTTAAATTCAAATAACTTGCTTAAATAAGGCCAGGGATGTCTCTCAGAATCAGAGCTGCAGGGCACAGGCTCAAGCTCCGTCGACGTTGTTGGCTCTTCGTCCATGTTTGATATTGGTGTCCACCGTGTCCTTCGATGTACACACTTCCGCTTGTGTTGTTTCAAAACGCGCGCTGAGCGCGTGAGTTCTTTGACCAATCAGATCTCCGATCTGTTTCAACGTGCATTGGCCAGCAACGCCAAAACGTCAGTCGACCAAAAAATGTGTATGCAAGAGATTCGGAAGGATGTAACGACACGCATTTTAATAATGTAGTGGAGTACAAAGTACAGATAATTGCTGAAAAAtctacttgagtaaaagtaaaagtatgcattattttttttacttaagtaaagtatagatacataaaaatgtacttaagtacagtaacgAAGTACAAATACTTCGTTACATTCCACCACTGGAGCCACCACACGCACCGAGCCAGCTCCGCTGGGAGGCCCAGAAGGGAAAATATATGTTCCAACATCACAACGTCAATCCCTTCTTGGCTCAGTTCGTGCTCAGTCTGTTCCATTACCTGTTCCACAGAGGCCCTGGTCCCATATAGGGGTAGATTTTGTTACCGATCTTCCCAATTCAGATGGTTACACATGTATACTCGTAGCCgtagatataatataatataattattaaaataaggGTCAGTGTCACTGTAGGGTGCCTTTTGGTGTCCTGTACATAAATAGCTCATTTGCCATGATaacttaacataaaaatgactatgAAAGGGTGTGTTATATTAGGctaagtttttattttcataaaaaaagaaTTACTTGGCACTACTGATGGGCAGATGAAGCCTCATGAAGCTTTAAGcttttcagccaagtggttcgcaaaagggttaatttctggaggctttatttgctcacaataccacctggtggccaaagagtgtaaaacaagcagatatattacagacagtggtgtaaagtccaggggtcagaaagtaaaagtcctgccatatttttgttccacccatgaactcagcagctgatttcaccagatgaggaaccaagtcattcctttcaagtcacaaacgagtctagagtcaaatcccaagtcctcaaagagttaaagttaatgagataattaagtgactaattaaatgatgattgtgcattagtgatgaacacctgctgttattgagaatcacagatgatcagatgttgatgttttattggttaaaatgatgccaccatcgtGGAGATCATTGCTTGCTTTAGTTTCTTTAgagtaaatgtaaattcatgtttggtatcaatTTTACAGTCTCGGTGTGATTGGAAATGTGATCTCAGTCCCATATCAATAGAGCAGACCAAAAATAAAGATCTCAAATCTGAGAAAAATTCTGTTCTTGTGGTATGGGTTACGCTCCTAATCAGGTCTTTTGTTACTTTTATACCCCAGGTCAGATAGGGCCTTCAGGTCATTTCATGTCCCAGCAAAAGGTCCTGTGAAGCTTTTATTATGTTaaatttatgattattttgttCTGATTTGAGTATTTAAAGAGGATTGGCGAAACATTCAAGGAAGCATCTGTAAGCAGAACTTCCCACAAGATTACTGTGTGTCTTTCTATTTTGCCAGGTATGCTGActctttgaaattattttagtattctAGGTTTGTGTTTCATGCTGGTCAGTTGTGTAAccaaattttaatgtattttctgtAATTGGTGTATTCTCTTTTGGATTGATTGAATTTATTCTTTATTGTTTCTTATTATTGTTTGATTGCTCATTTTGATTGATTCTGGGCTTTctagaaatcttttttttttttcaagtagaTTAATGTGTAGTGGTATTTCCGCAAATCTGCGTTCAGGACAGGTCACACCAAAGCACTAATGGATGAGCCATGGGGAGCTCCATGGAGgagactttggatttctgactgtcactggcttaacacggtgtagctctcATGGTAATAGgaaaaaattacactttttgttatgagtatgcaggcgcagctcacttaaaggtattatagccactctgcaccctctgagtaaggttagaactgacgagtttgtgtccATGGATTCACTATCGGCCGAAGTGTAATTCCTGTGTGATACCTGTGATACCTTTAGAtattcaaatatctaaattattaCACAACTGATAGCTGTGgccagtttttaattaaagaacacaaattaaaaattaaagaatCGTCTACAATTGGAGTCAGATTAAATTATTCATGGAGTCAGATTTTGATTGGAAACCAGAAATGTTCATGATTTAAGATAGTTTCTTGCAGAAGTGCTGTATAAGACATACACGCAGACAACCTttgaccaggccgctggatttcGCTTTTTGAGCtggcgggtggatccttacaagTCCTAAATCATTGTCCTGGATTGATGTAATTTGAATGGAATACATGTGTTGATGATAATTCGTTCTTCTGGGGGCtgattcataaaacaagtttaccaaataagccaggtttatttcagttagtctgacttattttgaaccaaatcaaatgacaataagtcagactaatTGAAAAAAACCTGGcgtatttggtaaacttgttttatgaaacagcccccTGGTTATTCTCCTGTTCTTTGTTTTGGAAGTTGTAATTAAAGACCAATTACGTTTACTCCATTGTTGTGCACTAACTACAACCACGTCCCgtgacaatataaatatatttaatatataaacatagcatatttttcttaaatatatacatgcatgtgtttgtatttatatacacaataaatacacacagtacatagtcatatattatgtaaacaaaaacttttattttggatgcaattaatcatttgacagtacaaaatataatataatattactaaGGTCACACGGGTTTGTATGCACATGTGGTGAAATGCAGTTAGTGTGGGGGGTTTGCCGCTGTTTGGTTGATCACGCCCCCTAGGTAACTGTGTGTTATTGCATCCTAATTATGGGAATGTATATAAAGGGGGAGGCAAAATAGAAGGGTGTTACGTCATACTCAGCTGATCGTACTTTCGGCGTTGCGTTGTGTTGCACGAGGGGTATGTCTTGGCATTTTTTCATCTAGGTTGTAGACTTTTTAATAGTGGTTTTTAACTGTTTGTTGTTTGATATTAGTAATCCCTGCAACGCTGGCATTTGGTTCGGGCGCATGTTGCACCCATAGTTGGGAAATCGCTGGTCCTCTGCTGTTGCGTTTCTCTGTAGTTGAGAAACGCGGGTGCCGTCTGCTTGAGTGATTGCCGCTGCCTGTATATGATCTATTGAAGTAAGGGCTGTTGGATAGATGATGTGGCTCCCATTATCCGGTATGTATTTACAACCCACTCTCCAGCCCGCATAAAAGGGTATTAGTTTGGGTTGTAACTTTTTCTGTGTCCTAGGTATTTAAATCATCCTGTGAGCGTGCCTGCTTTTGTGCTCCCGGTGCTGCGTGGCCTATAGCAGGGACTACGGCATGGCTTGAAATTTCAACGCTGCTGTTTTGCTTCTACAAATTGTTAATCCAGTTGTTTCTCCttaatattgcattattatGTTGGCCTTTGTTGACAAGTTTTTTTGGTTAATTATTTGGTTGGCATTCAATTAgttattttgctttaatttgttttgcatttgttttctttgcagtCAATTTATTTGATTGGCTgcatttgttaatttgttttgtttgaatggatgtttgtATGTAATTATTTGGTTTGCATTTAAGGTTGTTATAgtattcatgtttgttttgtagTTAATCATTTGGTTtggtatttaattatttttttccccctttgttTTGTGGCAACAAGTCTACATGTTGGCGTTTGTTGTGCTTTACTTGTCTGtctaattttctttcttttgttgtatTTGGGGGGAGCAGGGGCTTGGAGAAGGCAGGCTGGCTGTTCCCGTGCAGAAATATCCCTCTTTTCCAAAGTGGTGTGGCTTTGCAGTGAATTTCCTTGGGTGTAAGTGTGGTCATGTACACGTGTGGGTTTTCAGTAGTACGGGCTCTATTGAAGCCCGGTGTCTAGCCGCCTCCCTATTGCGACGCTCCTGCTCTTCtgggtttttgttgttttgtatgCTTTTCACGGCAGTTCTTGTATCTGCTGTGTATAGTTTTCCCTTTTTCTTTATTGAAtaagattcattttaattgagaaattgtttaataaagatttgttattttttatacaaGGTATTCACGTCTCTGGGTCATTCTGTGAGAGGGGGCGAACCTGTGGGTTTTCCCGGGTGTTAATTTCCCGGGTGGCGTAGTCATGATTGTGTGATTTTAGTAGAAAAGTTTCAATGTTTAGTAATTCTTTTAACCCTTTGTAATCTTACAACGCCACTCGTCACACACATTTAACTTGTGGGTTCCCTCAACATAAGATCTTAAGGCCACAACTTCAGAATGTGTAGTTTCAATGTAAGGATGTTGTTATCCTGTCAAAATTATATTGTGgtcaaaacatattttcatatttccatgaatattttgtaacaaaactaaatgaaattaaaatgtccCTCCTTGGTCATAGAAAGTCATACTAGAGAAATCGCTCCAgtcacaggcctgtgatgatgacacaacCCTTCCGGATGCACACAACCACTTCTATGCACTATGATTTGAAATTCTGAATAACACATCTGCACAAAAACACTTGACCAACACATGACAACATAACTGACTGTATACCGAGTACCTAACACACTCAACCTGCTCTAATTTGTTTAGTGTCCAAACCGCACTATAGAAGATGCAATATGCCTTCCCTCCAGCCTGACCATTAACCACCTAGAGCACAAAGACTTGTTTATCGCTCTATAACTGAATCCTGGATTATTCCATGTTGTTCACAACACCCCGAGCACTACCATTCTGATCACACCCTGAGTCTGTGTGCTCAGTCCACTGCTCTTCAGACTGCTGACACACGACTGCATGGCCTAGTTCAGCTCCAAACACATCAAGTTTACAGATGACACAACTGTGGTAAGCCTTATCAGCAACAAAGATGAAATGctctacagagaggaagtggtgcaactgaacaaacaacctgtccctcaatgtgggGAAGACGAATGAGATTGTGATGGACTTTAGGAGAAACTATGCTGACCTCTTCTCACTGACCATCTACAACTCGTCTGTGGAGACattcagcagcactaaattcctggggtgcACAACACAAAGTACTCCActtggaccaccaacaccacaTTACTCTCTAAGAGGCTCATCAGTGCCTCCTCTTCCTGCCCCAGCTGGAAAGCAAGATTCCCTCAACCAGTCCTCTCCACATTCAACATTGAGAGTGTgttgaccagctgcatcacggACTGGTATGGGAACTGCAGTGCCGCAGACTGCAAGACCCTACAGCAGACAGGGAATAAAGCTGCAAAGATCATCAGTGTCCctcttccctccatcctggacactTTCCTTGCACAATGCTCCAGTAAAGCCACAAGTTGTTTACTTGTCACAAGTTGTTTTGCCCTtacgaaacaaaaatatatgggAATATGCTGCaaaatataatgtgatatattacataatacatttcCATATATTGGAAACTAGtgcttatatttttcaatatacagCAATATATGCATTGACTATATATGGCTATATATtgatacatacaaatatatttagaaatgagGACAAAGATAAATCTAATATTCATAATGTTTGATCCTTTATTGAGTATATATTGCTCATAGATGTTCCCATataaatgtgaatgtatgtacacacatatatacacacattcacTGAATGAGTTAAAACAGATCTCTAGTTCCCAGTATGCTATGCTTCTAACTGTTAAAGGagagtaaaaatgttaaaataagtgttatttcatgtgtttttgctcaataTTAATATAGGGGaagatctgttagtgtttaatgttgtattattttgaaatgtaaaaggGTTTCTAGTATAAGTTTGTGGGGTTACCATTGTGCCACCATTAAATTAtctagtacttttttttttttttttttttttaaagtgttggCTGTGCACTTTTCAGCACAGTGATAGTTTGTTCACTAAGTGTGTGATATGAGAGGGTGTGCTTATGCTATTGTAAACTAGCTGTATTTTAA
It encodes:
- the LOC131520814 gene encoding uncharacterized protein LOC131520814 — encoded protein: MDEEPTTSTELEPVPCSSDSERHPWPYLSKLFEFKGSKNDSWRFQCVKCLPQRKELLAFKNSPSNLKKHIERKHRPLLKEYLAATSSKKKGTLFADGGSSIKQRKLEDIKASQKTIDLAVVNFIVQGLHPFGVVEQTGFVDLIHCTQPDYTVMSRTTLRERIDKCTKQMKEKLKNAVQTVKYIATTTDCWTAHRQSFIGATAHWIEPDTLERKSVALACKRLKGTHSYDVLASALNDIHSEYNIREKIVRTTTDNASNFIKAFRVYACEDEGSSTKDESKGVNDSEEEDAEEETEGVEVEALMEEEDECSEYQLPKHHRCACHILNLISTVDARKAESNAMYKKISRAAFAKCSALWNKSSRSSTAAEVIERECKLQLIRPVETRWNSLFLAVERILRIIRESGEGAVRAVTIALNVPMFSPAELAFLSDYASTMSPVSKALNILQGEVDVHMGWLVPTITLLTVKLDRLQTSSKFCQPLISALQEGIQQRFGKMMNDPELISAAILLPKFHIMDKQ